Proteins from one Podospora pseudoanserina strain CBS 124.78 chromosome 1, whole genome shotgun sequence genomic window:
- a CDS encoding hypothetical protein (BUSCO:EOG092605QM; COG:K; EggNog:ENOG503NUVT) — MAAENGRRSVSPESSGRDSPVPRQWRNQLGSEDAPPKDKHYRKYANGIDRALSLFETALQEWADYISFLNRLLKALQARSSSITTIPAKATVAKRLSQCLNPSLPSGVHQKALEVYNYVFTVMGKDGLSKDLPLYLPGLASVLSFASLSVRAPFLDLLERHFLHVHPRSLRPAMKSIVLALLPGLEEETSEDFERTLKLLERFKVAIRPPESQEITPAHSTGDDFFWQCFFLASITGHSRRTGALAYLSRLLPRLGTSVTPEANKSEGDSESAAKLSQLVTSPEPGLLIRCFAAGLVDDQLLIQRGYLDLLVTHLPLHSEVLQKRAKAGDLELLLRAAVGVTVRRDMSLNRRLWSWLLGPEPAASAEHEGALDSPTSATTQPHFFSSRTNYFEEYGLQPLTRALLSMVKSEAGNNPSERARPYRICLSLMDRWEIGGLVVPEVFMSIVDSVKRFKEKAATKTDFTEVLRSASVFFDGVESGLIYSEMLSLMVQAISPGDLSAADRRAKLDLVKFILAHFNVREEEMITIHAPLTVLAILGMIEEAKEKNRSTYEQALEIAASLLDLVPERAFFMDSGNKSNPAIESKVLAATPNLELLQKIKTFYVTDQGNLEASQPPYVSHNVAELLLQKACDLMCEGLGQTESGANVAIKTRVFMLVLSKAPTNLLLDTKKLLAALHDCLSVETTVAFTTYSSAISLSSHLYTLGRISPDDLSGLVVPLVRHAWSFLAASEPKYHVETVRSLWLLQTALTPLNREIEAAICSLMLEHDISGTYAQRSADPGRSFCVLWSHSLQDNPSGVDRRAPKTPNGEKIPRLGGMDNYEVMLTRPLFLMLDSLADERTQLFMTVKTWLNTLIGMDKLLGIFVSKFAELPFLRRQHGAAADPKDVHFTNEDDLDLGLYYVRSLSSVLRWAPDAAWGVLSKRTIRSSQPVAEIAGTEEDVTLQEFFLHVCLQCMACDEIPGDQLSKVRIAQLYRAALTVLHQILLNPFAGPLSKLKLEHLLIDKLSKSLTGPDPYVQVLLLDVVFAALKLRELVPVELPTSPVAEKQLSPTGERSKSFRISVANERPQAQLPPPPPTLLRCILAGLGSPSSRPVLDSWVSFLSECLPLYADSIFQVLIPLVETLCSQISSTFSNLQHLFRTPDQAPSQAPGAPETTLISLLNGLEQVLANGHDRLLAEEARAQVVKSPEQPQGFFGNMGLSVFSNDAPQSRSVTANDRLTVLLAFQDAVRICFAIWSWGQGSDAARQDSTSAASFGFTSLRMRNRARRLLEHLFAAETLECLETVIGIWKDALDSPDQSSHAEVFNLLPALDGSRPKHTIPALFNAIYSRTNPGALDPSRRSTLTIELQDTDVVIFLVDYTRSLEDDTMDEIWGDCTAFLKDLLGNPFPHRQTLPSLLEFAAVLGEKVDNTNFGEQRKMRRELADLFLRLLTAIFTTRPTSFTESSGTVSLSGAVSEKRASESLSLPLSLSTVNRLPGDRADDVVGILAGIVPNLAKILVENDRILQAASAISANVIGPTLRSKAFPDTVSGSTLVLLHELARLPNNQKGWKKDVADAFNDSRFFGSNLGLVQSGWLPLLSQWAVADKERMPEVLSRITPPTTAGIVFGVGATSARLEADRKTQLNLRRVAALILACPYDAFAAELGPVLEKLVELLGATSTSSPSSTTRAEVYMVFRALVLRISPVHLAGMWPVINAELHQAISSVVAPDHSPLADTYNNASVLQACKLLDLFVCLAPDDFQLHEWLFVTDTIDAVYRPAGGYKPVALVDEVSEELGASGGAAAAATGVVEEIGGVGSGGGVRRPLLGGVISCDDGGLLERRDELVARVLRPFFGQLSIWAFESRYAMGRVEVGGLEGGLVRDVFWEGSVVRAL, encoded by the exons ATGGCGGCAGAAAACGGTCGCCGCTCCGTCTCCCCCGAGAGCTCTGGCCGCGATTCGCCAGTGCCGCGACAGTGGAGGAACCAGCTGGGGAGTG AAGATGCGCCGCCGAAAGACAAACACTACCGCAAGTACGCCAATGGCATCGACCgagccctctccctcttcgagACGGCCCTGCAGGAATGGGCCGACTACATCTCATTCCTCAACCGCCTGCTCAAG GCTCTCCAAGCACGATCCtcaagcatcaccaccatccccgccaaGGCCACCGTCGCAAAACGTCTGTCGCAATGTCTGAACCCCTCGCTGCCCTCGGGCGTACACCAAAAGGCCCTCGAGGTCTACAACTACGTCTTTACTGTAATGGGTAAAGATGGCCTGTCAAAAGACCTCCCGTTGTACCTCCCCGGCCTGGCCTCGGTCCTCTCGTTCGCTTCGCTTTCCGTTCGTGCCCCgttccttgacctcctcgagcGCCACTTTCTGCATGTCCACCCTCGTTCGTTACGCCCCGCCATGAAATCAATTGTGCTGGCACTATTACCTGGCCTGGAGGAGGAAACCAGCGAGGACTTTGAGAGGACTTTGAAGCTACTAGAGCGCTTCAAGGTCGCGATTCGTCCGCCTGAAAGTCAGGAAATCACACCGGCGCATTCCACCGGCGATGACTTTTTCTGGCAGTGTTTCTTCCTAGCATCCATCACGGGCCACAGCAGGAGGACCGGCGCGCTGGCATACTTGTCGCGCCTGCTCCCAAGACTGGGCACCTCAGTAACACCTGAAGCGAACAAGTCCGAAGGTGACTCTGAATCGGCAGCAAAGCTCTCTCAGCTTGTCACATCTCCTGAGCCAGGGTTGCTCATACGCTGCTTTGCTGCTGGGCTAGTTGACGACCAATTATTGATCCAGCGTGGCTATTTGGACCTACTTGTAACGCATCTCCCGCTGCACTCAGAGGTACTTCAGAAACGTGCCAAGGCTGGCGATTTGGAGCTGCTTCTTCGCGCGGCTGTCGGGGTTACCGTACGGAGGGATATGAGCTTGAACAGGCGGCTATGGTCATGGCTCCTGGGACCCGAGCCAGCGGCTTCGGCTGAGCATGAAGGCGCCCTCGACTCACCTACTTCGGCCACAACCCAGCctcacttcttctcctcgagaACAAATTACTTTGAAGAATATGGCTTGCAGCCTCTTACACGGGCCCTGCTGAGCATGGTCAAGTCGGAAGCTGGGAATAACCCGAGCGAGAGGGCACGGCCATACCGGATATGCCTCTCCCTGATGGATCGATGGGAGATTGGCGGCTTGGTTGTTCCGGAAGTCTTCATGTCCATTGTGGACAGCGTCAAGAGGTTCAAGGAGAAAGCAGCTACAAAGACAGACTTCACCGAGGTCCTGAGAAGCGCCAGTGTCTTCTTTGATGGTGTCGAGAGCGGCCTGATTTACAGCGAAATGCTGTCGCTCATGGTCCAAGCCATCAGTCCCGGAGACCTTTCGGCTGCCGATCGACGTGCAAAGTTGGACCTCGTCAAATTCATTCTGGCCCATTTTAACGtcagagaggaggagatgatcaCCATCCACGCGCCTCTTACCGTCCTGGCCATCTTGGGCATGATAGAGGAAgccaaagaaaagaacagGAGCACATACGAACAGGCCTTGGAAATTGCGGCAAGCTTGCTTGATCTGGTTCCCGAGCGGGCGTTTTTCATGGACTCGGGGAACAAGTCCAACCCGGCCATCGAGTCCAAAGTCCTCGCTGCCACCCCTAATCTGGAACTCCTACAAAAGATCAAGACGTTTTATGTCACCGACCAGGGCAACCTCGAGGCGAGCCAGCCTCCTTACGTTTCCCACAACGTGGCAGAGCTCCTCTTGCAAAAAGCATGCGACCTCATGTGTGAGGGCCTCGGCCAAACCGAGTCGGGGGCGAACGTGGCCATCAAAACCCGGGTGTTCATGCTGGTATTATCTAAAGCGCCTACAAACCTGCTTCTTGACACCAAGAAACTGCTCGCCGCTCTACATGACTGTCTGTCTGTCGAGACGACAGTGGCCTTTACCACATATTCTTCCGCGATTTCGCTATCATCGCATCTTTATACTCTAGGTCGCATCTCGCCCGACGACCTCTCGGGCCTGGTCGTGCCTCTGGTGCGACACGCCTGGAGCTTCCTGGCAGCATCTGAGCCGAAATACCACGTCGAGACGGTTCGCAGCCTGTGGTTGCTCCAGACTGCTCTGACGCCCCTGAACCGAGAAATCGAAGCAGCTATTTGCTCGCTCATGCTTGAGCATGATATTTCTGGCACGTATGCCCAACGGTCGGCGGATCCTGGCCGCAGTTTCTGTGTGCTCTGGTCTCATAGTCTTCAGGACAATCCTTCCGGGGTGGATCGAAGAGCGCCGAAGACGCCAAATGGCGAGAAAATTCCCCGGCTGGGGGGCATGGACAACTATGAGGTCATGCTCACGAGGCCGTTGTTTCTGATGCTGGATTCTCTTGCGGATGAGAGGACGCAGCTTTTTATGACGGTGAAGACGTGGCTTAATACTCTTATTGGGATGGACAA ACTGTTGGGCATCTTTGTCTCCAAATTTGCAGAACTTCCATTCCTCAGGCGACAGCACGGTGCCGCCGCTGATCCTAAAGATGTTCATTTCACTAATGAAGATGATCTGGACTTGGGGTTGTATTATGTTCGTTCTCTATCAAGTGTCTTGCGGTGGGCACCCGACGCTGCCTGGGGAGTTCTCTCTAAGAGGACAATCAGGTCCAGCCAACCGGTTGCTGAAATAG CTGGCACGGAGGAGGACGTGACACTCCAGGAGTTTTTCCTACACGTCTGTCTTCAATGCATGGCGTGCGACGAAATTCCAGGAGACCAGCTGTCCAAGGTCAGGATCGCGCAGTTGTACCGCGCCGCCCTGACAGTCCTGCATcaaatcctcctcaaccccttcgcGGGCCCTCTTTCCAAGCTCAAGCTGGAGCACCTTCTCATCGACAAGCTTTCCAAATCGCTCACGGGACCCGACCCCTACGTCCAagttctccttctcgacgTCGTCTTTGCCGCCCTCAAGCTCCGCGAGCTTGTTCCCGTCGAGCTTCCCACATCCCCCGTTGCCGAAAAGCAGTTGTCACCGACCGGCGAGAGAAGCAAGAGCTTCAGAATATCGGTTGCAAACGAAAGACCACAGGCCCAgctgccaccgccaccgccgacgTTGCTCAGATGCATCCTGGCAGGCCTCGGCTCACCAAGCAGCCGTCCCGTGCTTGACAGCTGGGTCAGCTTCCTCAGCGAGTGCCTGCCTCTGTACGCCGACTCCATATTTCAGGTCTTGATACCCCTGGTGGAGACGCTCTGCAGCCAAATCAGCAGTACCTTTAGCAATCTTCAACACCTCTTCCGGACACCTGACCAGGCGCCGTCGCAAGCGCCAGGTGCTCCCGAGACCACGCTTATCTCTCTCCTCAACGGTCTTGAGCAGGTTCTGGCCAACGGACACGACAGGCTGCTGGCTGAAGAGGCCAGAGCCCAGGTTGTCAAGAGCCCGGAACAGCCTCAGGGCTTCTTTGGGAACATGGGTCTGAGCGTTTTCTCCAATGACGCCCCGCAGTCGCGCAGCGTGACGGCAAACGACAGGCTTACCGTTTTGCTTGCCTTTCAGGATGCCGTCCGCATCTGCTTTGCGATCTGGTCGTGGGGTCAGGGGAGCGACGCAGCGAGGCAGGACAGCACCTCTGCTGCCTCGTTTGGGTTCACCTCGCTGCGCATGAGGAACCGGGCGCGGAGGTTGCTAGAACATCTCTTTGCTGCCGAGACGCTTGAGTGTTTGGAAACCGTGATAGGGATATGGAAGGACGCTCTCGACAGCCCGGATCAGTCGAGCCATGCAGAGGTTTTTAATCTCCTGCCTGCGCTGGATGGGTCAAGACCGAAGCACACCATCCCGGCGTTGTTTAATGCCATCTACAGCAGGACCAACCCTGGGGCGCTGGATccgtcgaggaggtcgacgCTGACAATTGAGCTGCAGGATACGGATGTGGTGATCTTCCTGGTGGACTACACGCGGTCGTTGGAGGACGACACGATGGATGAGATTTGGGGGGACTGCACGGCCTTTTTGAAGGATTTGCTTGGGAACCCGTTTCCGCACAGGCAGACGCTGCCGAGCTTGCTCGAGTTTGCGGCTgtgctgggggagaaggtggatAATACCAATTTCGGGGagcagaggaagatgaggagggagctggCCGATCTTTTTCTCAGGTTGCTCACGGCTATTTTCACGACGAGGCCGACGAGCTTCACGGAGAGCAGCGGCACGGTTTCTCTTTCCGGCGCGGTGTCGGAGAAGCGGGCGAGCGagtcgttgtcgttgccgttgtcgttgtcgacGGTGAATAGGCTTCCCGGAGACCGGGCGGATGACGTGGTGGGGATACTGGCGGGGATTGTGCCGAACCTGGCCAAGATTCTGGTTGAGAATGATCGGATTCTGCAGGCGGCGAGCGCGATCAGCGCGAATGTCATTGGGCCAACGCTGAGGTCGAAGGCGTTTCCTGATACTGTTTCGGGGAGCACGCTTGTTTTGCTGCACGAGTTGGCGAGGTTGCCGAACAATcagaaggggtggaagaaggatgtTGCGGATGCATTTAATGACTCGAGGTTTTTTGGGTCGAATCTGGGACTGGTGCAGAGCGGGTGGTTGCCGCTTTTGAGCCAGTGGGCTGTCGCGGATAAGGAGCGGATGCCGGAGGTTTTGTCACGGATCAcgccgccgacgacggcggggATTGTTTTCGGGGTTGGGGCGACGTCTgcgaggttggaggcggACAGGAAGACTCAGCTGAACCTTCGGAGGGTGGCTGCTCTTATTTTGGCGTGTCCGTACGATGCGTTTGCTGCTGAGCTGGGGCCTGTGCTGGAGAAGTTGGTGGAGTTGCTTGGTGCGACGTCTACGTCGTCGCCTTCGTCGACAACGAGGGCGGAGGTGTACATGGTTTTTCGGGCGTTGGTGCTCAGGATTAGTCCGGTGCACCTGGCGGGCATGTGGCCTGTTATCAACGCCGAGCTGCACCAGGCCATCTCTTCGGTTGTGGCGCCGGATCACTCCCCGCTGGCGGACACATACAACAATGCCAGTGTCCTACAGGCGTGCAAGCTTTTGGATCTGTTTGTTTGTCTGGCGCCGGATGACTTTCAGCTGCATGAGTGGCTTTTTGTGACGGATACGATTGATGCGGTGTACCGCCCGGCTGGGGGGTATAAGCCGGTGGCcttggttgatgaggtgagtGAGGAATTAGGGGCGTCtgggggggcggcggcggcggcgacgggagtggtggaggagatagggggggttgggtcgggagggggggtgaggaggccgCTGTTGGGAGGAGTGATTagttgtgatgatgggggtttgttggagaggagggatgagTTGGTGGCTAGGGTGCTGAGGCCGTTTTTTGGCCAGCTGAGCATTTGGGCTTTTGAGAGCAGGTATGCTATGGgaagggtggaggtgggagggttggagggggggttggtgagggatgttttttgggaggggagtgtgGTCAGGGCCTTGTAG